The Mycobacterium sp. 3519A genome contains a region encoding:
- the ftsE gene encoding cell division ATP-binding protein FtsE: MITLDHVSKQYKSSARPALDNISVKIDKGEFVFLIGPSGSGKSTFMRLLLAEEHPSSGDIRVSKFHVNKLSGRHIPSLRQVIGCVFQDFRLLQQKTVFENVAFALEVIGKRGEVINRVVPDVLEMVGLSGKANRLPGELSGGEQQRVAIARAFVNRPLVLLADEPTGNLDPETSKDIMDLLERINRTGTTVLMATHDHHIVDSMRQRVVELELGRLIRDEQRGVYGMDR; encoded by the coding sequence ATGATCACCCTCGACCATGTGTCAAAGCAGTACAAGTCGTCGGCGCGGCCGGCGCTCGACAACATCTCGGTCAAGATCGACAAGGGTGAGTTCGTCTTCCTGATCGGTCCGTCCGGATCGGGCAAGTCGACGTTCATGCGGCTGCTACTGGCCGAGGAACATCCGTCGTCGGGCGACATCCGGGTGTCCAAGTTCCACGTCAACAAGCTCAGCGGGCGACACATCCCGAGCCTGCGTCAGGTGATCGGCTGCGTCTTCCAGGACTTCCGGCTGCTGCAACAGAAGACGGTGTTCGAAAACGTCGCGTTCGCACTGGAGGTCATCGGCAAGCGCGGTGAGGTGATCAACCGGGTGGTGCCCGACGTGCTGGAGATGGTCGGGCTGTCCGGTAAGGCCAACCGGCTGCCCGGCGAACTGTCCGGCGGCGAGCAGCAGCGCGTCGCGATCGCCCGCGCGTTCGTCAACCGACCGCTGGTGCTGCTGGCCGACGAGCCGACGGGCAACCTGGACCCCGAGACCAGTAAAGACATCATGGATCTGCTCGAGCGGATCAACCGCACCGGGACCACGGTGCTGATGGCCACCCACGACCACCACATCGTTGACTCGATGCGTCAGCGCGTCGTCGAACTCGAGCTCGGCAGGCTCATCAGAGACGAGCAGCGCGGCGTCTACGGAATGGACCGCTAA
- the ftsX gene encoding permease-like cell division protein FtsX, which produces MRFGFLVNEVLTGLRRNVTMTIAMILTTAISIGLFGGGLLVVRLADQSRKIYLDRVESQVFLTNDVSANDPTCDGDACKALRAKIEARDDVKSVRFLNRDDAYNDAIRKFPQYKDVAGKEAFPASFIVKLDNPEQHKDFDEAMVGQPGVLNVLNQKDLIDRLFAVLDGISNAAFAVALVQAVGAVLLIANMVQVAAYTRRTEIGIMRLVGATRWYTQLPFLVEAMLAAFIGVVIAIVGLIVVRALFLENALNQFYQANLIAKVDYADVLYFSAPLMLFLGLAMSGITAYVTLRLYVRR; this is translated from the coding sequence GTGCGCTTCGGCTTTCTCGTCAATGAAGTTCTGACCGGACTTCGCCGCAACGTCACCATGACGATTGCGATGATCCTGACCACCGCGATCTCGATCGGGCTGTTCGGCGGCGGGCTGCTGGTGGTGCGGCTGGCCGATCAGTCGCGCAAGATCTATCTCGACCGCGTCGAGAGCCAGGTCTTCCTGACCAACGACGTGTCGGCGAACGACCCCACCTGCGACGGCGATGCGTGTAAGGCGTTGCGCGCGAAGATCGAGGCCCGCGACGACGTGAAGTCGGTGCGGTTCCTCAACCGCGACGACGCCTACAACGACGCGATCCGCAAGTTCCCGCAATACAAGGACGTGGCGGGTAAGGAGGCATTCCCGGCGTCCTTCATCGTCAAGCTCGACAATCCCGAGCAGCACAAGGACTTTGACGAGGCGATGGTCGGGCAGCCGGGCGTGCTCAACGTGCTGAACCAGAAGGATCTGATCGACCGGCTCTTCGCGGTGCTGGACGGCATCAGCAATGCGGCGTTCGCGGTGGCGTTGGTGCAGGCGGTCGGCGCTGTGCTGTTGATAGCCAACATGGTTCAAGTCGCGGCCTATACACGTCGCACCGAGATCGGCATCATGAGATTGGTGGGCGCCACCCGCTGGTACACCCAGCTGCCGTTCCTGGTGGAGGCCATGCTGGCCGCGTTCATCGGGGTGGTGATCGCGATCGTCGGCCTGATCGTGGTGCGCGCGCTGTTCCTGGAGAACGCGCTCAACCAGTTCTACCAAGCGAACCTGATCGCCAAGGTCGACTACGCCGACGTGCTGTACTTCAGCGCCCCGTTGATGTTGTTCCTGGGCCTGGCGATGTCCGGCATCACCGCCTACGTCACGCTACGTCTGTACGTTCGAAGATAG
- the smpB gene encoding SsrA-binding protein SmpB, with protein sequence MAKAKKADPSRSNNKVVATNRKARHNYSILDTYEAGIQLVGTEVKSLREGQASLADAFATVDDGEIWLRNLHIPEYHHGTWTNHPPRRNRKLLLHRKEIDNLVGKVRDGNLTLVPLSLYFTDGKVKVELALARGKQAHDKRHDMAKRDAQREVTRELGRRVKGMR encoded by the coding sequence ATGGCCAAGGCAAAGAAAGCCGACCCGTCGAGGTCCAACAACAAGGTCGTCGCGACGAATCGCAAAGCGCGGCACAACTATTCGATCCTCGACACCTACGAGGCCGGCATCCAGCTAGTGGGTACCGAGGTGAAGAGCCTGCGTGAGGGGCAGGCGTCGCTGGCCGACGCGTTCGCCACCGTCGACGACGGCGAGATCTGGCTGCGCAACCTGCACATCCCGGAGTATCACCACGGCACCTGGACCAACCATCCGCCGCGGCGCAACCGCAAACTGCTGTTGCACCGCAAGGAGATCGACAATCTGGTCGGCAAAGTCCGCGACGGCAACCTCACGCTGGTGCCGCTGTCGCTGTACTTCACCGACGGCAAGGTCAAGGTCGAACTCGCGTTGGCCCGCGGTAAGCAGGCCCACGACAAGCGGCACGACATGGCCAAGCGGGACGCTCAGCGCGAAGTGACACGAGAACTCGGGCGCCGCGTCAAGGGCATGCGCTGA
- a CDS encoding EamA family transporter has translation MGLEGPAFALTSAVGYGVSDFIGGLASRRVAALRVVLVSYPLALLILTVLATIVGGHIDHRAVFWGSLCGVNQAFGIWWFYAALGSGPISVVSPLTAILVAGIPVGAGLALGERPGLTAAAGVVVALVAVVLVSRQATDEDATPHRFTPTVAWLTVGSGVAFGLNFVMIHQAPVSAELWPLVFARLSASVVMFVIAAVSANLRPPTGTPLKLAALAAVLDATANIAMLLALHASLLSLAGVLMSLYPAVTVMLAIVVLRERVTFWQAVGMVLTVVAVAMIAIG, from the coding sequence ATCGGCCTCGAGGGGCCGGCTTTCGCGCTGACCTCGGCAGTCGGTTACGGCGTCAGCGATTTCATCGGTGGTTTGGCGTCCCGTCGGGTGGCCGCACTGCGCGTGGTGCTGGTGTCCTATCCGCTCGCGCTGCTGATTCTGACGGTGTTGGCGACGATCGTCGGCGGACACATCGACCACCGCGCGGTGTTCTGGGGCAGCCTGTGCGGTGTCAACCAGGCGTTCGGCATCTGGTGGTTCTACGCGGCGCTCGGCTCGGGGCCGATCTCGGTGGTGTCGCCGCTGACCGCCATTCTGGTGGCGGGCATCCCGGTCGGGGCGGGCCTGGCGCTGGGGGAGCGGCCCGGCCTGACCGCGGCCGCGGGTGTGGTGGTCGCACTGGTCGCGGTCGTGCTGGTGTCGCGGCAGGCCACCGACGAAGACGCGACGCCGCACCGGTTCACCCCGACCGTGGCGTGGCTGACCGTGGGATCCGGTGTCGCGTTCGGCCTCAACTTCGTGATGATCCACCAGGCGCCGGTCAGCGCCGAGTTGTGGCCGTTGGTGTTCGCGCGCCTTTCGGCCAGCGTGGTGATGTTCGTGATCGCCGCCGTCAGCGCGAATCTGCGCCCGCCGACCGGCACCCCGTTGAAGCTCGCTGCGCTGGCGGCGGTGCTGGACGCGACGGCCAACATCGCGATGTTGTTGGCGCTGCATGCGTCGTTGTTGTCGTTGGCAGGCGTGCTGATGTCCCTGTATCCGGCGGTGACGGTGATGCTGGCGATCGTGGTGCTGCGCGAACGGGTGACGTTCTGGCAGGCGGTCGGGATGGTGCTGACGGTCGTCGCGGTCGCGATGATCGCCATCGGTTGA
- a CDS encoding maleylpyruvate isomerase family mycothiol-dependent enzyme, translating to MSPRHVTTLDKSDVLAGLFAVWEEIDTVLAGLADEQWRAHTPLPGWTVHDVTAHLIGTESMMQGAAPPEPDIDLSTLDHVRNDIGALNERWVRKLRGVGPADLLEMFRTTTGHRREQLTAMSDDDWNQVTVTPAGPDTYGRFMRVRDFDCWMHLYDVRDALDQPAADPTGPASSLALDELGASMGFVVGKLGGAPEGSRVAIELTGPLARTINVAVEGRGQVVDDFEGRDPTATITLDGLLFTRLAGGRTAVDHGAVAYGGDEALGRRIVEHLNFVI from the coding sequence ATGAGCCCCCGACACGTCACGACTCTCGACAAGTCCGACGTCCTTGCCGGCCTGTTCGCGGTGTGGGAGGAGATCGACACGGTCCTCGCCGGCCTGGCCGACGAGCAGTGGCGAGCGCACACCCCGCTGCCCGGCTGGACGGTTCACGACGTGACCGCGCACCTGATTGGCACCGAGTCGATGATGCAGGGCGCCGCGCCGCCGGAACCCGACATCGACCTGTCGACGCTTGACCATGTCCGCAACGACATCGGCGCATTGAACGAGCGGTGGGTCCGCAAGCTGCGCGGCGTTGGCCCCGCCGATCTGCTCGAGATGTTCCGCACGACGACCGGCCACCGCCGCGAGCAGTTGACGGCGATGAGCGACGACGACTGGAACCAGGTCACCGTGACGCCTGCGGGCCCGGACACGTACGGGCGGTTCATGCGGGTGCGGGACTTCGACTGTTGGATGCATCTGTACGACGTCCGCGACGCCCTCGACCAGCCGGCAGCGGATCCGACGGGCCCGGCGTCCTCACTGGCGCTCGACGAGCTGGGCGCCAGCATGGGCTTTGTGGTCGGCAAGCTCGGCGGGGCGCCGGAGGGGTCGCGGGTGGCCATCGAGCTGACGGGTCCGCTGGCCAGGACGATCAATGTCGCCGTCGAAGGCAGGGGTCAGGTGGTCGACGACTTCGAGGGTCGGGATCCGACGGCGACCATCACCTTGGATGGCCTGCTGTTCACCCGGTTGGCCGGGGGTAGGACGGCCGTCGACCATGGCGCGGTCGCGTACGGCGGTGACGAGGCCCTGGGCAGGCGCATCGTCGAGCACCTCAATTTCGTGATCTAG
- a CDS encoding helix-turn-helix domain-containing protein: MALKREYEKEMCPVARTLEVIGERWTLLIIRDAFYGVVRFSDFRTHLDIPPAVLTERLRLLIEHEIMTTSIGASGRDEYSLTPKGEQLWPIVWSMMHWGNEYYVTEKLRRPIVHHGCGGELTPLGNCGRCGTVPRPRDLEVHPRASRSADSDRDDRISRLLTRPHRMLEPFADAA; encoded by the coding sequence ATGGCCTTGAAGCGCGAGTACGAGAAAGAGATGTGTCCCGTCGCACGCACACTCGAAGTCATCGGCGAGCGATGGACACTGCTGATCATCCGGGACGCGTTCTACGGGGTCGTACGGTTCAGCGACTTCCGCACTCACCTCGACATTCCACCGGCCGTCTTGACCGAACGCTTGAGGCTGCTCATCGAGCACGAGATCATGACGACGTCGATCGGCGCAAGCGGTAGAGACGAGTATTCGTTGACCCCGAAGGGGGAGCAGCTGTGGCCGATCGTGTGGTCAATGATGCACTGGGGCAACGAGTACTACGTGACCGAAAAGTTGCGTCGGCCGATCGTTCATCACGGGTGCGGCGGTGAACTGACCCCTCTTGGAAACTGCGGACGTTGTGGCACTGTGCCCAGGCCGCGTGACCTCGAGGTGCACCCGCGAGCGTCCAGGTCCGCGGATTCCGATCGCGATGACCGGATAAGCAGGCTGCTGACGCGTCCACACCGAATGCTCGAACCGTTCGCCGACGCAGCCTGA
- a CDS encoding DUF302 domain-containing protein — MGQVNLTEHLIRRLHLPLGRAFDDAIATFERVVPPIEPERFHSLESWSENIALFDTLAPLGLMRFGSIDARAYMRTSGTDRPGVEYLMGNHTIAERMYRREPAAMLYAPLRLFIYADDDGQGVLVIDQPSMLFGSLGSRVEVAAVGRELDLKVAAVLSAMGVDVPRVLTHMPTP, encoded by the coding sequence ATGGGACAGGTAAATCTCACCGAACACCTGATACGGCGATTACATCTGCCACTTGGCCGGGCGTTCGACGACGCCATCGCAACCTTCGAACGCGTGGTACCGCCGATCGAGCCCGAACGCTTCCACTCCTTGGAAAGCTGGTCTGAGAACATCGCGCTCTTCGACACCCTTGCGCCATTGGGACTCATGCGGTTCGGCTCGATTGATGCACGGGCGTATATGCGCACATCAGGCACCGACCGGCCGGGCGTCGAGTACCTCATGGGCAATCACACGATCGCCGAGCGGATGTATCGCCGCGAGCCCGCGGCGATGCTGTACGCGCCCCTACGGCTGTTCATCTACGCCGACGACGACGGTCAGGGCGTATTGGTCATCGACCAGCCAAGCATGCTGTTCGGCAGCTTGGGCAGCAGAGTAGAAGTCGCCGCAGTCGGACGAGAACTGGACCTCAAGGTCGCCGCGGTGTTGTCCGCAATGGGCGTCGACGTGCCACGAGTTCTGACGCACATGCCGACCCCCTGA
- a CDS encoding enoyl-CoA hydratase/isomerase family protein, protein MGLPLIDDDNGIRWITIDRPEIRNALQVEDLDHIAEAVRSAGPDLRAIVLTGAGDRAFSAGMHVDTFADATPESARTSITRVRDCLGAIRLCPRPTVAVINGYCLGAGFEMALACDLRVAHPEVQFGLPEIKLGIPSVVDAALLQQFVGLSKAKEIILTGDMYPLKDLAHTGIANRIVALSELRATALELANQLGSYTPQVMAAQKGLFETWLNYGLQHGIDTSVDVFADVFAHPATLQAIAQYRPGRKT, encoded by the coding sequence ATGGGACTGCCGCTGATCGATGACGACAACGGGATCCGCTGGATCACCATCGACCGGCCCGAGATCCGGAACGCGTTGCAGGTCGAGGATCTCGACCATATCGCCGAGGCGGTTCGGTCGGCCGGACCGGATCTTCGCGCGATCGTCCTGACCGGCGCGGGAGATCGCGCCTTCTCGGCGGGTATGCACGTGGACACCTTCGCCGATGCGACACCGGAGAGTGCGCGAACGAGCATTACGCGGGTGCGTGATTGCCTCGGCGCCATCCGACTGTGTCCGCGACCCACGGTCGCCGTCATCAACGGATACTGCCTGGGGGCGGGCTTCGAGATGGCCTTGGCGTGCGACCTTCGGGTCGCGCACCCAGAAGTGCAATTCGGCCTCCCCGAAATAAAGCTCGGCATCCCCTCAGTTGTGGACGCGGCGCTGCTGCAGCAGTTCGTGGGATTGTCCAAGGCCAAGGAGATCATCCTCACCGGCGACATGTATCCGTTGAAGGACCTGGCGCACACCGGAATCGCGAACCGCATCGTCGCTCTGTCCGAGCTGCGTGCGACGGCACTCGAACTTGCCAACCAGCTGGGCTCGTATACACCGCAGGTGATGGCGGCGCAGAAAGGATTGTTCGAGACCTGGCTCAACTACGGTCTACAGCATGGAATCGACACCAGCGTCGATGTTTTCGCTGATGTGTTCGCCCACCCGGCAACGCTGCAGGCTATTGCGCAATATCGACCCGGCCGGAAGACATGA
- a CDS encoding SDR family NAD(P)-dependent oxidoreductase: protein MSIDPSKILLTGRVAVVTGGGAGIGRGVAAGLAAFGANVAIWERNPETCAAAADEIGALGIPVDVRDGAQVDDALARTVEQLGPVTILVNNAGGVFHSGLLDTSENGWDAMYKANLRHVYLCSQRVARQLVAKKLPGSIISVTSIEGVRAAPGYATYAAAKAGVINYTKTAALELAPHGIRVNALAPDITLTEGIIAMAPVGSEDRFGRTVPMGRAGHVDEMAGAAVFLASDLSSYITGQTIHVDGGTQAASGWYHHPYSGDYVLGPAGG from the coding sequence ATGAGCATCGACCCCTCGAAGATCCTGCTGACGGGCCGCGTCGCTGTTGTGACCGGCGGCGGTGCGGGCATCGGCCGCGGCGTCGCGGCAGGCCTGGCGGCCTTCGGCGCCAACGTCGCGATCTGGGAGCGAAACCCCGAAACCTGCGCGGCCGCTGCCGACGAAATCGGCGCGCTCGGCATCCCGGTCGACGTCAGGGACGGTGCGCAGGTCGATGACGCGCTTGCGCGGACCGTCGAGCAATTGGGCCCGGTGACGATCCTGGTGAACAACGCCGGTGGGGTGTTTCACTCCGGACTGCTCGACACCAGCGAGAACGGTTGGGACGCAATGTACAAGGCGAACCTACGCCACGTGTACCTGTGCAGCCAGCGAGTGGCGCGACAGCTTGTCGCGAAGAAGCTGCCGGGAAGCATCATCAGCGTGACATCGATCGAGGGGGTCAGGGCCGCACCGGGTTACGCGACCTACGCCGCGGCCAAGGCCGGCGTCATCAACTACACCAAGACAGCGGCGCTCGAGCTTGCGCCGCACGGCATCCGGGTGAACGCGCTGGCACCCGACATCACGTTGACCGAAGGCATCATCGCGATGGCCCCTGTCGGGTCGGAAGACCGGTTCGGCCGCACAGTGCCGATGGGACGCGCGGGCCATGTCGACGAGATGGCCGGTGCGGCAGTGTTTCTCGCGTCGGATCTGTCGAGCTACATCACGGGGCAGACGATCCATGTGGACGGCGGCACGCAGGCGGCGTCGGGGTGGTATCACCATCCGTACAGCGGCGACTACGTGCTCGGACCGGCGGGCGGGTGA
- a CDS encoding fumarylacetoacetate hydrolase family protein yields MKLATLRTAGGTVAARVDSAESATVIPRYADLSALLDEPNWRTIADQADGDSVSLDSVEYAAVVPRPGKIVCVGLNYTSHIKELGLELPEYPTLFAKFADALTGPYDDIVVPKYAAQQLDWEAELAFVMGKTAYQVAEADAADYIAGYSVFNDYTMRDYQFRTLQWDQGKNLEKASGFGPFLVTDYQLGTTIEARLDGEVMQHATTDDLVFGPEALVSYISHIVTLRPGDVVVTGTPGGVGHARKPARYIGDGQTVEVSIEGLGAVRNKTIIK; encoded by the coding sequence ATGAAACTAGCCACCCTGCGCACCGCAGGCGGCACCGTCGCCGCACGGGTCGACAGCGCCGAGAGCGCCACCGTCATTCCCCGCTACGCGGACCTCTCCGCACTGCTCGATGAGCCCAACTGGCGCACCATCGCCGACCAGGCCGACGGTGATTCGGTGAGCCTCGACTCGGTCGAGTATGCGGCGGTGGTACCGCGCCCCGGCAAGATCGTCTGCGTCGGCTTGAACTACACGAGCCATATCAAGGAGTTGGGTCTCGAACTTCCGGAGTATCCGACGCTGTTCGCGAAGTTCGCCGACGCCCTGACCGGCCCGTACGACGACATCGTGGTGCCCAAATACGCTGCGCAGCAACTGGATTGGGAAGCAGAGCTGGCGTTTGTGATGGGCAAGACCGCCTACCAGGTGGCCGAGGCCGATGCGGCCGACTACATCGCCGGCTACTCGGTGTTCAACGACTACACGATGCGCGACTATCAGTTCCGCACACTGCAGTGGGATCAGGGCAAGAACTTGGAAAAGGCCAGTGGCTTCGGACCTTTCCTGGTCACAGACTATCAACTCGGCACCACGATCGAGGCCCGCCTCGACGGCGAGGTCATGCAGCACGCCACCACCGATGACCTGGTGTTCGGCCCCGAGGCGCTGGTGTCCTACATCAGCCACATCGTCACGCTGCGGCCCGGCGACGTCGTGGTCACCGGCACCCCCGGAGGCGTCGGGCATGCGCGTAAGCCCGCTCGCTACATCGGCGACGGGCAGACCGTCGAGGTGAGCATCGAGGGGCTCGGCGCCGTCAGGAACAAGACGATCATCAAATAG
- a CDS encoding SDR family oxidoreductase encodes MGVYAVTGSASGMGRQAAEKLKAAGHTVIGVDVKEADVVADLSTPDGRRSAADAVLTAAGGRLDGAVLAAGIGPTPGPDGPRRIFEVNYLGVVDLLQVWRQALAATGRAKVVVIGSNSTTTTPVVPRRTVRALLAGDADRAARSVRLLGPAAPSLSYAASKIAVSHWVRRTAVTRDWAGQGIRLNALAPGAIMTPLLEKQLSMPREAKAVRAFPVPIGGFGDPGQLADWMLFMLSDAADFLCGSVIFVDGGSDAYFRANDWPRSVPARRLPTYLWRFARSARSN; translated from the coding sequence ATGGGCGTGTACGCGGTCACCGGATCGGCGTCGGGCATGGGGCGGCAGGCCGCCGAGAAGCTGAAGGCCGCGGGCCACACCGTGATCGGCGTCGACGTCAAGGAAGCCGACGTCGTGGCGGATCTGTCGACTCCCGACGGTCGCCGATCGGCGGCGGACGCGGTGCTGACCGCCGCGGGCGGCCGACTCGATGGCGCCGTGTTGGCGGCCGGTATCGGGCCGACACCCGGCCCGGACGGCCCGCGCCGCATCTTCGAGGTCAACTACCTCGGCGTGGTGGACCTGCTGCAGGTGTGGCGGCAGGCGCTGGCCGCGACCGGGCGCGCCAAGGTGGTGGTGATCGGCAGCAATTCAACGACCACGACCCCGGTTGTCCCGCGGCGGACGGTGCGCGCGTTGCTCGCAGGCGATGCCGACAGGGCCGCGCGCTCGGTACGGCTGCTCGGGCCCGCCGCACCGTCGCTGTCGTACGCGGCGTCGAAGATCGCGGTGTCGCACTGGGTCAGGCGCACCGCGGTGACACGCGACTGGGCAGGCCAAGGCATTCGACTCAACGCGCTGGCGCCGGGCGCCATCATGACGCCTCTGCTCGAGAAACAGCTGTCGATGCCGCGCGAGGCCAAAGCCGTCCGAGCGTTCCCCGTCCCGATCGGCGGATTCGGTGACCCGGGCCAGCTCGCCGACTGGATGCTGTTCATGCTGTCGGACGCCGCGGACTTCCTCTGCGGCAGCGTCATCTTCGTCGACGGCGGATCCGACGCCTACTTCCGCGCGAACGATTGGCCGCGAAGTGTCCCGGCGCGGCGCCTGCCCACCTACCTGTGGCGGTTCGCCAGATCCGCCCGCTCGAACTGA
- a CDS encoding alpha/beta hydrolase, with translation MAVALLGFRGAPWWRRGVSLLAVPLTLLCALLVLNNWVGYYPTVQKAWGDLTSGPLPDQTDVSALAGLRNTHPDTGKLVGVDIPDDASEFKHRREFVYLPPIWFAGAAPPQLPAVMMIAGEFSNPTNWMRTGNAISVIDDFAKAHNGAAPVFVFVDSSGNFNNDTECVNGPRGNAADHLTKDVRPYVVSHYGVSPDPTRWGVVGWSMGGTCAIDLTVMHPDLFTTFDDIGGDRGPNSGTKQQTISRLYGGDAAAWAAFDPRTVMAKHGPYTGIAGYFDDSQEPADDKTKNLPDHHVKRDAPVGFGGHDDADVFREKGALPDLCAAAVAVNIGCSLRVYPGYHTWQFAATAFSNALPWLAQRVHSPGA, from the coding sequence ATGGCGGTGGCGCTGTTGGGCTTTCGCGGTGCGCCGTGGTGGCGCCGGGGCGTGTCGCTCCTGGCGGTTCCGTTGACGCTGCTGTGCGCCCTGCTGGTGCTCAACAACTGGGTCGGCTATTACCCGACCGTGCAGAAGGCGTGGGGAGACCTGACGTCCGGTCCGCTGCCGGACCAGACCGACGTCTCCGCACTCGCAGGCCTGCGCAACACGCACCCTGACACGGGGAAGCTTGTCGGCGTAGACATTCCCGACGACGCAAGCGAATTCAAACATCGCCGCGAATTCGTCTACCTCCCACCGATCTGGTTCGCAGGCGCGGCACCGCCACAGCTTCCGGCGGTGATGATGATCGCGGGCGAGTTCAGCAACCCGACCAACTGGATGCGGACCGGCAACGCGATATCGGTGATCGACGACTTCGCCAAGGCCCACAACGGCGCTGCCCCTGTCTTCGTCTTCGTCGACTCCAGCGGGAACTTCAACAACGACACCGAATGCGTCAACGGTCCGCGCGGCAACGCCGCCGACCACCTGACCAAAGATGTTCGCCCGTACGTGGTGTCGCACTACGGCGTCTCGCCGGATCCCACCCGGTGGGGCGTGGTGGGCTGGTCCATGGGCGGCACGTGCGCCATCGACCTCACCGTCATGCATCCCGACCTGTTCACCACGTTCGACGACATCGGCGGCGATCGCGGGCCCAACTCCGGTACCAAGCAACAGACGATCTCGCGACTGTACGGCGGCGACGCCGCGGCATGGGCGGCGTTCGACCCGCGCACCGTGATGGCCAAACACGGACCGTACACCGGCATCGCGGGATACTTCGACGACTCGCAGGAGCCTGCCGACGACAAGACGAAGAACCTGCCCGATCACCACGTAAAGCGCGACGCCCCAGTGGGATTCGGCGGCCACGACGACGCCGACGTGTTCCGGGAGAAGGGTGCGTTACCGGATCTGTGCGCTGCCGCGGTCGCGGTGAACATCGGATGCTCGTTGCGGGTGTATCCGGGCTATCACACTTGGCAATTCGCCGCCACGGCCTTCTCCAACGCGTTGCCGTGGCTGGCGCAACGAGTGCACTCGCCAGGGGCCTAG